In Phyllostomus discolor isolate MPI-MPIP mPhyDis1 chromosome 3, mPhyDis1.pri.v3, whole genome shotgun sequence, a single genomic region encodes these proteins:
- the SRRM2 gene encoding serine/arginine repetitive matrix protein 2 isoform X11, giving the protein MYNGIGLPTPRGSGTNGYVQRNLSLVRGRRGERPDYKGEEELRRLEAALVKRPNPDILDHERKRRVELRCLELEEMMEEQGYEEQQIQEKVATFRLMLLEKDVNPGGKEETPGQRPAITETHQLAELNEKKNERLRAAFGISDSYVDGSSFDPQRRAREAKQPAPEPPKPYSLVRESSSSRSPTPKQKKKKKKKDRGRRSESSSPRRERKKSSKKKKHRSESESKKRKHRSPTPKSKRKSKDKKRKRSRSTTPAPKSRRAHRSTSADSASSSDTSRSRRCTDHSEDTVPAL; this is encoded by the exons ATGTACAACGGGATCGGGCTGCCGACGCCCCGGGGCAGCGGCACCAACGGCTACGTCCAGCGCAACCTGTCCCTGGTGCGGGGCCGCCGGGGTGAGCGGCCTGACTACAAGGGAGAGGAGGAACTGCGGCGCCTGGAGGCTGCCCTGGTGAAACGGCCTAATCCTGACATCCTGGACCACGAGCGCAAGCGGCGAGTGGAGCTGCGATGCCTCGAGCTGGAGGAGATGATGGAagagcaggg GTACGAGGAACAGCAAATTCAGGAAAAAGTGGCAACCTTTCGACTCATGTTGCTGGAGAAGGATGTGAACCCTGGGGGCAAGGAGGAGACCCCAGGGCAGAGGCCAGC gataACTGAGACTCACCAGTTGGCAGAATTGAATGAGAAGAAGAATGAACGACTTCGTGCTGCATTTGGCATCAGTGATTCCTATGTGGATGGCAGCTCTTTTGATCCTCAGCGTCGTGCTCGGGAAGCCAAACAACCAGCTCCTGAGCCTCCCAAACCTTACAG cCTTGTCCGGGAGTCCAGCAGTTCTCGCTCACCAACTccaaagcagaaaaagaagaaaaagaagaaagatagagGACG CAGGTCAGAGAGCAGCTCTCCTCGGcgagagaggaagaagagctctaagaaaaagaagcacag GTCAGAATCTGAATCCAAGAAACGGAAGCATAG GTCTCCTACTCCAAAGAGCAAACGTAAATCTAAGGACAAGAAGCGGAAGCG ATCTCGAAGTACAACACCAGCCCCCAAGAGCCGCCGGGCCCACCGTTCAACTTCTGCTGACTCTGCTTCTTCTTCTGATACTTCCCGCAGTCG GCGCTGCACAGACCATTCGGAAGACACGGTCCCTGCCCTCTAG